From Actinomycetota bacterium:
CTGGATCCCTTCTCCGAAGGGTGAGCGGTGGGAGCCGCGGCTCTGGTGACCGCGACTCCATGACCCTCATCTGGTCTGTTGCGCTCGCGTGGCGCCGGTCGAGCCCTTCCCGCCGCCCTGTCGAAAGCGTGCTAGTGGACCTGGCCGCGGATCTCCCCACCGGGGAAGTCCCCCGGGCCGGTGTTGGGCGGGTCCACCCCGTCGTTGGTGTGCACGTTGACGTAGGTGTTGCCGCTGCCCATCGCGGCTAGCACCGCCGCCAGGTCGGCCCAGCCACAAAGATTGCCCGCATCCGGGGCGGTGATCGTCCCCTCGGCCAGCGTCCCGTCCACCCGGCCGCCTCCGGGCGCGCCCATGAACAGGGTGACGCCAACCGGGCCGTTGACCCCGACGCCACCGCAGTGGATGTGGGCCGCGACCACGTTGTCGAGG
This genomic window contains:
- a CDS encoding CHRD domain-containing protein; this encodes MRRTIVLVAMLALGLLAVAPAAVAGDNFVATLSGGQEVPARDTHAVGVATFKLSADGTALTFKLNVANLDNVVAAHIHCGGVGVNGPVGVTLFMGAPGGGRVDGTLAEGTITAPDAGNLCGWADLAAVLAAMGSGNTYVNVHTNDGVDPPNTGPGDFPGGEIRGQVH